The following are encoded in a window of Suncus etruscus isolate mSunEtr1 chromosome 16, mSunEtr1.pri.cur, whole genome shotgun sequence genomic DNA:
- the ARHGAP11A gene encoding rho GTPase-activating protein 11A, protein MWDPRLLRLALLQHLRAVYGIKVKGGRGGPSERRKPEPAGSVGKIFGVPFKALPHSVVPEYGQIPSFLVDACSSLEDHLHTEGLFRKSGSIIRLKALKNKLDHGENCLSSALPCDTAGLLKQFFRELPDPILPADLHEALFKAQQLGNEEKNKATLLISCLMADHTISILRYFFNFLRNVSLRSNENKMDSSNLAVIFAPNLLQTSEVHEKMSAHTEKKLRVQAAVVQTLIDYASEIGHVPDFILEKIPTMLGIDGLCATPSIEGFEEGEFETPGDYKRKRRQSVGDFVSGALNKFKSNRTPSVTPLHERVAQQSVSPVILTPNVKRKLPVDSSNGISSKKRKSIKHNFNFDLLPSNLFGSSSTPVSVHFDTSPEGSSRNSMSPIVISGNNLIGVDVPRRSKRIANKKICRIESGKAGCFSPKISRKEKVRRSLRLKFSLGRSSKDIECSVVNRHENVGRRLANQQSLKNRIESVKTGLLFSPDIDERLTKKGSKKMSKSEENLLTPERLDGTSCRMSWTGPSNSSFREIVTKEASPVERNFEVQISPLEPGIVVRKSSVVSYELTPSDVHNKRSDNESGSSLCGDESNLTRETLEKIQKAFSESGSNLHSLMGHRQLPIASVGGVQLSEASSASSPEKNLSETNDLTVVESDEHHPSNNESSFSERPFSPHQTQKLAAELTIRCHSNQKTELEENIHSNVANDSVSKQFSSDEPKEKQQSPKDKLNAEFKPDEDVIGEDLLKCLTSQEAEDAAPTTSSELITCASTDLSEARPVRIAAQPLVEISEKMVPESLQMTQHARVSDHIQWFNKLSLNEPNRTKIKSPLKFQRTPVRQSVRRINSLLEYNRQPVRRKLSTRGEAPSPLLKAVSYESALSSCPEGALKGSSVSCSKSGLEKQKTVAHEQSNIVAISKASMEFACPSFSKIKRHPDSVNMSLGFSRVRKQDILADGQVKVPLDDLTNTSFNLGVNNQVSRKPSERERVWYKGSPKNPIGKTQLLPTSKPVDL, encoded by the exons GGTAAAATATTTGGAGTACCTTTTAAGGCATTGCCCCATTCTGTTGTACCAGAATATGGACAAATTCCAAG CTTTCTTGTTGATGCTTGCTCATCTTTAGAAGACCATCTTCATACAGAAGGACTTTTTAGAAAATCGGGGTCTATTATTCGACTGAAAGCACTAAAG AATAAATTGGATCATGGAGAAAATTGCTTGTCTTCTGCACTTCCTTGTGATACTGCAGGACTTCTCAAACAGTTTTTCAGGGAATTGCCAGATCCCATTCTTCCAGCTGATTTGCatgaagcactttttaaagctCAGCAGTTAGGAAACGAAGAGAAGAACAAAGCTACGTTATTGATCTCCTGTCTTATGGCTGACCACACAATCAGTATATTAAGATATTTCTTTAACTTTCTCAGAAACGTTTCTCTTCG gtctAACGAGAATAAAATGGATAGTAGCAATCTTGCAGTAATATTTGCACCAAACCTCCTTCAGACAAGTGAAGTACATGAAAAGATGTCGGCTCACACTGAAAAAAAACTACGAGTGCAGGCAGCAGTGGTACAGACTCTTATTGATTATGCATCAGAAATTG GGCATGTTCCAGACTTTATTCTCGAAAAGATACCAACTATGTTGGGTATTGATGGTCTCTGTGCAACTCCATCGATAGAAGGCTTTGAAGAAGGTGAATTTGAAACACCTGGTGACTATAAGAGAAAGCGAAGACAAAGTGTGGGAG ATTTTGTTAGTGGagcattaaataaatttaaatctaaCAGAACACCCTCTGTTACACCTCTACACGAAAGAGTTG cccaACAGTCTGTGTCCCCAGTGATTCTTACGCCGAATGTGAAACGTAAACTGCCGGTAGATTCCTCTAATGGAATCTCAAGTAAGAAAAGGAAGTCCATCAAGCATAATTTTAACTTTGATTTATTGCCAAGTAATCTCTTCGGTAGCAGTTCTACACCAGTATCAG ttcacTTTGATACAAGTCCAGAAGGATCCTCTCGGAACTCAATGTCTCCAATAGTTATCAGTGGAAACAATTTGATTGGTGTAGATGTGCCAAGGCGAAGTAAAAGAATTGCTAACAAAAAAATTTGCAG gatagaatCAGGAAAAGCTGGCTGTTTCTCTCCTAAAATCAGCCGTAAAGAAAAGGTCCGAAGATCTCTTCGTTTGAAATTTAGTCTAGGGAGAAGTAGCAAAGAC ATTGAGTGTTCTGTGGTAAATAGACACGAAAATGTGGGTCGACGACTTGCAAATCAGCAAAGTTTAAAAAACAGAATTGAATCTGTAAAAACGGGTCTACTTTTTAGCCCCGATATTGATGAAAGATTAACAAAGAAAG GTTCGAAAAAGATGAGTAAATCTGAGGAAAACCTACTGACCCCAGAGCGACTAGATGGAACAAGTTGCCGGATGTCTTGGACAGGACCTAGCAATTCAAGTTTTCGAGAAATAGTTACAAAGGAAGCTTCTCCAGTAGAGAGAAATTTTGAGGTGCAAATCTCTCCTCTGGAACCTGGTATTGTGGTTAGAAAGTCATCTGTTGTTTCATATGAACTCACCCCTTCTGATGTACACAATAAGCGTAGTGACAATGAAAGTGGAAGTTCTCTTTGTGGAGATGAGAGCAATTTGACCAGAGAGACTTTGGAAAAAATTCAGAAAGCATTTTCTGAATCTGGAAGTAATCTGCATTCATTGATGGGTCACAGGCAGTTACCGATTGCTAGTGTCGGGGGCGTTCAGTTAAGTGAAGCATCTTCAGCATCTAGCCCAGAGAAAAACCTATCTGAAACTAATGATTTGACTGTTGTAGAATCAGATGAACACCACCCTAGTAATAACGAGAGCAGTTTCTCAGAGAGGCCCTTTTCACCACATCAGACTCAAAAGTTGGCTGCAGAATTAACTATCAGATGCCACTCCAATCAGAAGACAGAGCTTGAAGAAAACATCCACTCAAATGTAGCCAATGATTCTGTCAGCAAACAATTCTCTAGTGATGAACCAAAAGAGAAGCAGCAGTCCCCAAAGGACAAGCTAAATGCTGAATTCAAGCCGGATGAGGATGTGATTGGGGAGGATTTACTCAAGTGCCTCACTTCTCAGGAGGCTGAGGACGCAGCTCCCACCACTTCTTCGGAGCTGATTACTTGTGCGAGCACAGACTTGTCTGAAGCTAGGCCTGTGAGAATTGCTGCACAGCCCCTGGtagaaataagtgaaaaaatgGTCCCTGAAAGTTTACAGATGACACAGCACGCAAGGGTTTCAGACCATATCCAGTGGTTTAACAAACTTTCTTTAAATGAACCGAACAGGACAAAAATCAAGTCACCTCTTAAATTTCAGCGTACCCCTGTCCGTCAGTCTGTTAGAAGAATCAACTCTTTATTGGAATACAACAGGCAACCTGTAAGGCGTAAATTGTCAACTCGAGGTGAAGCGCCATCTCCTCTGCTTAAAGCAGTGAGCTATGAAAGTGCTCTTTCCTCCTGTCCAGAAGGGGCCTTGAAAGGTTCTTCTGTTTCATGCAGCAAGTCAGGTCTTGAAAAGCAGAAGACTGTAGCCCATGAACAGTCGAATATTGTTGCGATTTCAAAGGCAAGCATGGAATTCGCTTGTCCATCTTTCTCAAAGATAAAGAGGCATCCGGACTCTGTGAACATGTCTCTTGGGTTTTCCAGAGTTCGTAAGCAGGACATCCTAGCTGATGGTCAAGTTAAAGTTCCGTTGGATGATCTAACTAATACGAGCTTTAATCTGGGGGTAAACAACCAGGTCAGTAGGAAGCCTTCAGAAAGAGAAAGGGTGTGGTACAAAGGTTCTCCCAAAAATCCTATTGGAAAAACTCAACTATTACCAACAAGTAAACCTGTAGATTTgtaa